From Chloroflexi bacterium ADurb.Bin180, the proteins below share one genomic window:
- the ydhY_1 gene encoding putative ferredoxin-like protein YdhY, which yields MKVLVFSPELCDIQRGCEETCSRTWFKEVNHEKSAIRILSAEGKVTASICTQCGQCIDVCPTLAIQRDKRGVVRINKDLCVGCLSCVGFCPYGAMRIHPDSTVPFKCVACGSCVKTCPTGALAVVDLPDAPLTATEKRHRGEA from the coding sequence ATGAAGGTGCTCGTGTTCAGCCCCGAGCTTTGCGACATACAGCGTGGTTGTGAAGAAACTTGCTCACGCACGTGGTTCAAGGAAGTCAACCACGAGAAATCAGCCATCCGCATTCTGAGCGCCGAAGGCAAGGTCACTGCCAGTATCTGCACTCAGTGCGGTCAGTGCATTGACGTCTGCCCCACTCTGGCCATCCAGCGCGACAAGCGCGGAGTCGTGCGTATCAACAAGGATCTCTGCGTTGGTTGCCTGTCCTGCGTCGGCTTCTGCCCCTACGGCGCCATGCGCATTCACCCGGACTCGACGGTTCCGTTCAAGTGCGTGGCCTGCGGGTCCTGCGTCAAAACCTGCCCGACTGGCGCACTGGCGGTCGTGGACCTGCCTGACGCGCCCCTGACCGCGACCGAAAAGCGCCACAGAGGGGAGGCCTGA